From the genome of Bdellovibrionales bacterium:
TGAGCGCGCGTCCTTTGACGGGAATGTGCTCGAGCCCTTCGACTTCAATCCGAAAATACTTACTCAGCAGATCGCCCAAAAAATGGGGTAAAGCATGGAAGGCCAATTCTTCTTTGCTTAACTGCGCTAGCTCATTTGTTTTTTCGCTGACTTTTTTTAGAATCCATTTCATTCTTTGGGGACTATACTCAAAACGACTGTAAAAAACAGCCGAAAAAATGGGAGCGAAGAGATTATGTCTCAATATATTCTCGCAATTGATCAAGGCACCACGGGTTCCACCGTATCGATAATGAACACCTCCGGGCATGTGGTGGCTAAGGCTGACCAAGATTTCCCCCAAATTTTCCCCCAACCGGGCTGGGTGGAGCACAATCCTGAAGAAATTTGGCAGAGTGTGGTGAAATCTCTCCAGAAGGCACTCACCATCGCGCAAATTCGCGCCTCCTCGATTATTGCGATTGGGGTGACCAATCAGAGAGAGACGGTTCTGGGTTGGGATCGTTCCACGGGTCAACCCATCGGTAACGCGATCGTTTGGCAATGCCGTCGAACCACTGAGGATTGTAAAAAGCTCAAAAAATATGAGAGCAGCATAAGAAAAAAAACAGGGTTAGTACTCGATCCTTACTTTTCAGGAACGAAGATGGCGTGGATGCTTAAAAACATTTCTCGAGCCAGAGCTCTTGCGGATCGAGGACAACTTTGTTTCGGAACGATGGATGCTTATCTCGTTTGGAAATTGACAGGTGGAAAAAGTTTTAAAACGGATCACTCCAATGCGTCCCGCACTATGCTCTACAACCTTAAGACTCAGAGCTACGATCCTGATCTGCTGAAGCTCTTTAAGCTGAAGGAAGAAATGCTTCCCGCCATCGAGGCGTCGAACGGGAGCTTCGGAAAGACGCAAGGGATACCTGGTTTGACAGATGGCATTCCTATTTGTGGGGTGATTGGAGACCAACAGTCCGCCCTGTTTGGACATATCGGTATCTCTGCTGGCGATGCGAAAATTACTTTCGGAACGGGCAGCTTCCTGCTCTTTAATACTGGCACCCAAATCATTCAGTCTAAAAAAGGTTTACTTTCCACGGTGGCATGGAAGCTCAAGGATCAAAAACTCATTTATGCATTAGAGGGTGGTGCCTTTGTGTGTGGAGCCGCAGTTCAATGGCTCCGCGATGGTTTAAAATTCTTCGAGAAGAGTTCCGAAGTTCAGAGCCTAGCGCAGTCCGTGGAGGACACGGGGGGAGTGGAGTTTGTGCCGGCGCTGACGGGATTAGGCGCGCCGTATTGGGAGCCCGAAGCGCGCGGGATCATCACAGGTCTTACTCGTGGAAGCACTCGAGCTCATATTGCTCGAGCGACTTTGGAGGCCATGGCTTTACAAAATGTCGATATTCTCGAGGCGATGAAGCAAGAGGCGAAGATTCGTATGGGTAAAGTCAGAGTGGACGGTGGAGCCACAGAGAATGGTCTGCTCATGCAGTTGCAAGCCGACTATTTGGGAATTCCCGTACAACTTCCAGAAAACATAGAAACCACCAGTGCTGGAGCGGCTCTCATGGCCGGATTAGGGGCAGGGGTATGGAAAAATCTCAAGGATCTTGAAAAAGTAAATCCTGTGGCGAAAACGTTTTCCCCCCATCTCAAGCCCGCAGCAAAAAAGAAGCGATTGGAGAGGTGGCACAAAGCCGTGGGTCTTTCTTTTTCGAAGTGACGCAACCTCGACCCAGGTCGAGGAAAAATTGTTATCGATAATGAAAAATATTTCGACAATTCTTAGGCCGAAGACTTGTCGACCGAACCGTTTCTATTTCCTGCTGGAAAATTCTTAAAAGAGACGCCGTCCAGTATTATTTTATAATGTTTCTCCCGATACTAATACTGTGGAGGAACACATGAAATTTTTCGTATCAATATTAGCCGGACTTCTCTTTACGCTAACAACTGCAGCGTGCAATCACGTCACCCCCAAGCCTGACGCGGTGAACTCGGCGCCAGTTCCTTCGCAGGTTTATGGATTTAAAGTTGTTGAGAAAGATGTTCCTCAGCAGCGAGCCGTGAACTCAAAATCCAAAACTCCCAGCGTACGCAAGGAAAAGTTTGTGGTGATTTCTGAGTGTGTAAATCCAGAAAATTGTGCCAATCCTGCGAAAGAAGCAGTGGTTCCTTATGATCGTTTCATTGCTCAGGTTCAGCAGGAAGTGAAGGCCAATGAGAAGATCGTTGAAAATCACGAGCAGTTTCTTGAAAAAAGCTTAAATGTGTTAAAATCAGAGCAAGAAGTGATGGAGCAAGAGCAAGCTTATTACGAGCGCCAACTTAAACTCTACAGATGGA
Proteins encoded in this window:
- the glpK gene encoding glycerol kinase GlpK gives rise to the protein MSQYILAIDQGTTGSTVSIMNTSGHVVAKADQDFPQIFPQPGWVEHNPEEIWQSVVKSLQKALTIAQIRASSIIAIGVTNQRETVLGWDRSTGQPIGNAIVWQCRRTTEDCKKLKKYESSIRKKTGLVLDPYFSGTKMAWMLKNISRARALADRGQLCFGTMDAYLVWKLTGGKSFKTDHSNASRTMLYNLKTQSYDPDLLKLFKLKEEMLPAIEASNGSFGKTQGIPGLTDGIPICGVIGDQQSALFGHIGISAGDAKITFGTGSFLLFNTGTQIIQSKKGLLSTVAWKLKDQKLIYALEGGAFVCGAAVQWLRDGLKFFEKSSEVQSLAQSVEDTGGVEFVPALTGLGAPYWEPEARGIITGLTRGSTRAHIARATLEAMALQNVDILEAMKQEAKIRMGKVRVDGGATENGLLMQLQADYLGIPVQLPENIETTSAGAALMAGLGAGVWKNLKDLEKVNPVAKTFSPHLKPAAKKKRLERWHKAVGLSFSK